A single region of the Nocardioides sp. W7 genome encodes:
- a CDS encoding response regulator transcription factor, with protein MSPRVLVVDDEPALARALAINLRAHGWEVVTAADGRAALDAAATTHPDVVLLDLGLPDLDGTEVIAGLRGWSSVPIVVLSARQHGEDKVEALDLGADDYISKPFAMNELMARLRAAVRRGAAAHPEESSLQVGPLLIDLARKRVARDGVDVRLTPTEWAFLELLARNLGRLVTREQVLREVWGPSYEHETNYLRVYAAQLRRKLEADPAHPRHLVTSPGLGYTLEP; from the coding sequence ATGAGCCCGCGGGTGCTGGTCGTCGACGACGAGCCGGCCCTGGCCCGGGCGCTCGCGATCAACCTGCGTGCCCACGGCTGGGAGGTCGTCACCGCCGCCGACGGGCGCGCCGCGCTCGACGCCGCCGCCACCACGCACCCCGACGTGGTGCTGCTCGACCTCGGCCTCCCCGACCTCGACGGCACCGAGGTGATCGCCGGGCTGCGCGGCTGGTCGTCGGTGCCGATCGTCGTCCTGTCCGCCCGCCAGCACGGCGAGGACAAGGTGGAGGCCCTCGACCTCGGGGCGGACGACTACATCTCCAAGCCGTTCGCCATGAACGAGCTGATGGCCCGGCTCCGGGCGGCGGTACGACGCGGCGCGGCCGCGCACCCCGAGGAGTCCTCGCTGCAGGTGGGGCCGTTGCTGATCGACCTGGCGCGCAAGCGGGTCGCGCGAGACGGCGTCGACGTACGCCTCACGCCCACGGAGTGGGCCTTCCTGGAGCTGCTCGCCCGCAACCTGGGCCGGCTGGTCACCCGCGAGCAGGTGCTGCGCGAGGTGTGGGGTCCGTCGTACGAGCACGAGACGAACTACCTGCGCGTGTACGCCGCCCAGCTGCGCCGCAAGCTCGAGGCCGACCCCGCCCACCCGCGGCACCTGGTCACCTCTCCGGGCCTGGGCTACACGCTGGAGCCGTGA
- a CDS encoding DUF4118 domain-containing protein, producing the protein MDADPGAGRRGRLTVYLGAAPGVGKTYAMLGEARRRCERGTDVVVGYVETHGRAQTVGQLADLEVVPRKVIDYRGTTFTEMDTDAVIARAPTVVLVDELAHTNVPGSRHEKRAQDVAEIRAAGIDVITTVNIQHLESLNDEVERITGVRQRETVPDEVVRTADQIQLVDMPPDALRRRMAHGNIYKPENIDASLTSYFRVGNLTALRELALLWLADRVDDALGDYRRAHRIEHTWPTKERIVVAVTGGAESETLLRRGARLAQRAAGSELLAVHVIATDGISTTDDQRIARSQQLVASLGGTFHSVVGEEVSEAVVDFATGANATMIVVGVSRHGRLRRLFTGTTGDRVAQLAGAIDVHLVTHDESGGGGRPRWYLSPLSRQRQVAGLLLGALLPVLLTVLLTRFHDPDQLPLDVLLFLALTVLVALVGGLVPALLAALVGFVLMNWFFTPPLNRLTIAEPENLVALLVFVAVAVGVATVVDRASRRAAEAVRARAEAATVGALSRSVLTGQDTAEAIVERLRETFGQDAVSLLQGGPGGWRVVAASGAPCASSPDEGATRVGVDDDHVLVLCGSPLRATDRRVLEAFAVQTSLVLEYRRLRSREERAAALESAEATSTALLRAVSHDLRTPLATMRTAVDGLVSGSLDADDRAELVEAVDSSTEQLERLIDNLLDLSRLRSGLVHPELRERSLEEVLPLAVAGQPPGAVSLEVDEDAPMVATDAGLLERVVANLVGNAVRHSGGTPVRVLAHVLPEAVEILVVDRGPGVPPEQRERMFEPFQRLDDTSPGGLGLGLAVARGLTEAVGGSLAAEDTPGGGLTMVLSVPRAAG; encoded by the coding sequence ATGGACGCCGATCCAGGAGCTGGGCGCCGGGGGCGGCTGACGGTCTACCTCGGCGCCGCTCCCGGCGTCGGCAAGACCTACGCGATGCTCGGCGAGGCCCGCCGGCGCTGCGAGCGCGGCACCGACGTGGTCGTCGGGTACGTCGAGACGCACGGCCGCGCGCAGACCGTCGGCCAGCTCGCCGACCTGGAGGTCGTCCCGCGGAAGGTGATCGACTACCGAGGGACGACCTTCACCGAGATGGACACCGACGCGGTGATCGCCCGGGCACCGACCGTCGTACTCGTCGACGAGCTGGCGCACACCAACGTGCCGGGGAGCCGGCACGAGAAGCGCGCCCAGGACGTGGCGGAGATCCGGGCGGCCGGCATCGACGTCATCACCACGGTCAACATCCAGCACCTGGAGTCGCTCAACGACGAGGTCGAGCGGATCACCGGCGTCCGCCAGCGCGAGACCGTCCCGGACGAGGTCGTCCGCACCGCCGACCAGATCCAGCTGGTCGACATGCCCCCCGACGCACTGCGCCGCCGGATGGCGCACGGCAACATCTACAAGCCGGAGAACATCGACGCGTCGCTGACGTCGTACTTCCGGGTCGGGAACCTCACCGCCCTGCGCGAGCTCGCGCTGCTCTGGCTCGCGGACCGGGTCGACGACGCGCTCGGCGACTACCGCCGCGCGCACCGCATCGAGCACACCTGGCCGACCAAGGAGCGGATCGTCGTCGCCGTCACCGGCGGCGCCGAGAGCGAGACCCTGCTGCGGCGGGGCGCACGGCTCGCCCAGCGGGCGGCCGGCTCGGAGCTGCTCGCGGTGCACGTGATCGCCACCGACGGCATCTCGACCACCGACGACCAGCGGATCGCCCGCTCCCAGCAGCTGGTCGCGTCGCTGGGCGGCACCTTCCACTCCGTCGTCGGCGAGGAGGTGTCCGAGGCGGTGGTCGACTTCGCGACCGGTGCCAACGCCACGATGATCGTCGTCGGCGTCTCCCGCCACGGTCGCCTGCGACGCCTGTTCACCGGGACCACCGGCGATCGGGTGGCCCAGCTCGCGGGCGCGATCGACGTCCACCTGGTCACCCACGACGAGAGCGGCGGGGGTGGCCGGCCGCGGTGGTACCTCTCCCCGCTCAGCCGGCAGCGCCAGGTCGCGGGGCTGCTCCTCGGCGCTCTGCTGCCGGTGCTGCTCACGGTGCTCCTCACCCGGTTCCACGACCCCGACCAGCTGCCGCTCGACGTCCTGCTGTTCCTGGCCCTCACCGTGCTGGTCGCGCTGGTCGGCGGCCTGGTGCCCGCCCTCCTGGCGGCCCTCGTCGGCTTCGTGCTGATGAACTGGTTCTTCACGCCGCCGCTCAACCGGCTCACCATCGCCGAGCCCGAGAACCTGGTGGCGCTGCTGGTCTTCGTCGCCGTCGCGGTCGGCGTGGCGACCGTCGTCGACCGCGCCTCGCGCCGGGCCGCCGAGGCGGTGCGCGCCCGCGCCGAGGCCGCGACCGTGGGGGCGCTCTCCCGCTCGGTGCTCACCGGGCAGGACACCGCCGAGGCGATCGTCGAGCGGCTGCGCGAGACCTTCGGCCAGGACGCCGTCTCGCTGCTGCAGGGCGGACCGGGCGGCTGGCGGGTCGTCGCCGCGAGCGGTGCCCCGTGCGCGTCGTCCCCCGACGAGGGCGCCACCCGGGTCGGCGTCGACGACGACCACGTGCTGGTGCTGTGCGGCTCGCCGCTGCGCGCGACCGACCGGCGGGTGCTGGAGGCGTTCGCGGTTCAGACCAGCCTGGTCCTGGAGTACCGGCGGCTGCGCTCCCGCGAGGAGCGGGCCGCGGCGCTGGAGAGCGCCGAGGCGACCAGCACCGCCCTGCTGCGGGCGGTCTCGCACGACCTGCGCACCCCCCTCGCGACCATGCGTACGGCGGTCGACGGGCTGGTCTCCGGGTCCCTGGACGCCGACGACCGGGCCGAGCTCGTCGAGGCCGTGGACTCCTCGACCGAGCAGCTCGAGCGGCTCATCGACAACCTGCTCGACCTGTCGCGCCTCCGGTCCGGGCTGGTGCACCCCGAGCTGCGCGAGCGCAGCCTCGAGGAGGTGCTGCCGCTCGCGGTCGCCGGTCAGCCGCCCGGCGCCGTCTCGCTGGAGGTCGACGAGGACGCCCCGATGGTCGCGACCGACGCCGGCCTGCTCGAGCGGGTGGTCGCCAACCTCGTCGGCAACGCCGTCCGGCACTCGGGGGGCACGCCCGTCCGGGTGCTCGCCCACGTCCTCCCCGAGGCCGTCGAGATCCTGGTGGTCGACCGCGGGCCCGGCGTACCGCCCGAGCAGCGGGAGCGGATGTTCGAGCCGTTCCAGCGCCTCGACGACACCTCGCCCGGCGGGCTCGGGCTGGGGCTCGCGGTGGCCCGCGGGCTGACCGAGGCGGTCGGCGGCTCGCTCGCGGCCGAGGACACCCCCGGCGGCGGGCTGACCATGGTGCTCTCGGTGCCCCGGGCGGCCGGATGA
- the kdpC gene encoding potassium-transporting ATPase subunit KdpC: MKDLHALFRQSLAGLRLLLAATLLLGVAYPLLVTGVAAVAAPWQSRGSLVTADGSHTTDPDEAVGSALLGQAVTDESLFSPRPSAAGDGYDTLSTYGSNLGPESPDLIASIEELRAAVAEREGVDVSAVPADAVTASGSGLDPHISAAYADLQVPRVAAANGLSEDAVRALVEEHTSGRTLGVLGEPRVNVLQLNLAVLAGS; the protein is encoded by the coding sequence ATGAAGGACCTCCACGCACTGTTCCGCCAGAGCCTGGCCGGGCTCCGGCTGCTGCTCGCCGCGACCCTGCTCCTCGGCGTCGCCTACCCCCTGCTGGTCACCGGCGTCGCCGCCGTCGCCGCGCCCTGGCAGTCCCGCGGGTCGCTCGTCACCGCCGACGGGTCGCACACCACCGACCCCGACGAGGCGGTCGGCTCGGCGCTGCTCGGCCAGGCCGTGACCGACGAGTCGCTGTTCTCGCCCCGCCCCTCCGCCGCGGGCGACGGCTACGACACGCTCTCGACGTACGGCTCCAACCTCGGACCGGAGAGCCCCGACCTGATCGCCTCGATCGAGGAGCTCCGGGCCGCCGTCGCCGAGCGCGAGGGGGTGGACGTCTCTGCGGTCCCCGCGGACGCGGTCACGGCCTCCGGCTCCGGCCTCGACCCCCACATCTCGGCGGCGTACGCCGACCTGCAGGTGCCCCGGGTCGCCGCGGCCAACGGGCTCTCGGAGGATGCCGTGCGCGCGCTGGTCGAGGAGCACACCTCGGGCCGGACGCTCGGCGTGCTGGGCGAGCCGCGAGTGAACGTGCTGCAGCTGAACCTCGCGGTGCTGGCAGGATCGTGA
- the kdpB gene encoding potassium-transporting ATPase subunit KdpB — protein MSALNLDLAGALPGALRKLDPRELVATPVMLVVEIGAVLTTVLSVLDPSVMGWLVTVWLWLTVLFGTLAESVAEGRGKAQAASLRALQEETTAHRRRTDGSLEEVASTALRAGDLVVVEAGERIPGDGDVVEGVASVDESAVTGESAPVIRESGGDRSAVTGGTVVLSDRIVVRITSEPGRSFVDRMIALVEGSERQRTPNEIALNVLLSSLTVVFLTVVTSLYFVADYSSAGQSVLVLTALLVCLIPTTIGALLSAIGIAGMDRLVRRNVLAMSGRAVEAAGDVDVLLLDKTGTITYGNRQASELLAVTGVAREDLLDAALLASLADETPEGRSIVALIGEGRPVPAGARLVEFSATTRMSGLDADGRRVRKGAASAAVQWVRDSGGEPSGEIDDLVNRVSATGGTPLVVAEQHGEAPARLLGVIHLKDVVKEGIRERFDELRAMGIRTVMITGDNAVTARVIAAEAGVDDFLAEATPEDKMALIRKEQQGGRMVAMCGDGTNDAPALAQADVGVAMNTGTTAAKEAGNMVDLDSDPTKLIDVVEIGKQLLITRGALTTFSVANDVAKYFAILPAMFVVAFPDLDVLNVMRLSSPESAIVSAVIFNALIIIALIPLALRGVKYRPAAASDLLRRNLLLYGVGGLVAPFVGIKLLDLVVSLIPGL, from the coding sequence ATGAGTGCCCTGAACCTCGACCTCGCCGGTGCCCTCCCCGGGGCCCTGCGCAAGCTCGACCCGCGCGAGCTGGTCGCCACCCCCGTGATGCTCGTCGTCGAGATCGGCGCCGTGCTCACCACCGTCCTGTCCGTCCTCGACCCCAGCGTGATGGGCTGGCTGGTGACGGTGTGGCTGTGGCTGACGGTGCTCTTCGGCACCCTCGCCGAGTCCGTCGCCGAGGGTCGGGGCAAGGCCCAGGCGGCCAGCCTCCGGGCCCTCCAGGAGGAGACGACGGCGCACCGCCGTCGTACCGACGGCTCGCTCGAGGAGGTGGCGTCCACCGCGCTGCGGGCCGGCGACCTGGTGGTCGTCGAGGCCGGCGAGCGGATCCCCGGCGACGGCGACGTCGTCGAGGGGGTCGCCTCGGTCGACGAGTCGGCCGTGACCGGCGAGTCCGCACCGGTGATCCGGGAGTCCGGCGGCGACCGGAGCGCGGTCACCGGCGGCACGGTGGTCCTCTCGGACCGGATCGTCGTCCGGATCACCTCCGAGCCGGGCCGGTCCTTCGTGGACCGGATGATCGCCCTGGTCGAGGGCTCCGAGCGGCAGCGCACCCCCAACGAGATCGCCCTCAACGTGCTGCTCTCGTCGCTGACCGTCGTCTTCCTGACCGTCGTCACCTCGCTCTACTTCGTGGCCGACTACAGCTCGGCCGGGCAGTCGGTGCTGGTCCTGACCGCGCTGCTGGTCTGCCTGATCCCGACCACCATCGGGGCCCTGCTCTCCGCGATCGGCATCGCCGGCATGGACCGGCTGGTACGCCGCAACGTGCTGGCCATGTCGGGCCGGGCCGTGGAGGCGGCCGGCGACGTCGACGTACTCCTCCTCGACAAGACCGGCACCATCACCTACGGCAACCGGCAGGCCAGCGAGCTCCTTGCCGTCACCGGCGTGGCCCGCGAGGACCTCCTCGACGCGGCGCTGCTCGCCTCGCTGGCCGACGAGACGCCCGAGGGGCGCAGCATCGTCGCCCTGATCGGGGAGGGCCGGCCGGTGCCGGCCGGGGCCCGCCTGGTGGAGTTCAGCGCCACGACCCGGATGAGCGGGCTGGACGCGGACGGGCGCCGGGTCCGCAAGGGCGCCGCGTCGGCCGCGGTGCAGTGGGTGCGCGACTCGGGCGGCGAGCCGTCCGGCGAGATCGACGACCTCGTCAACCGGGTCAGCGCCACCGGCGGGACCCCGCTGGTGGTCGCGGAGCAGCACGGCGAGGCCCCGGCCCGGCTCCTCGGCGTCATCCACCTCAAGGACGTCGTCAAGGAGGGCATCCGGGAGCGCTTCGACGAGCTGCGCGCCATGGGCATCCGCACCGTGATGATCACCGGCGACAACGCGGTGACCGCCCGGGTGATCGCGGCCGAGGCCGGCGTCGACGACTTCCTCGCGGAGGCCACGCCGGAGGACAAGATGGCGCTGATCCGCAAGGAGCAGCAGGGCGGCCGGATGGTCGCCATGTGCGGCGACGGCACCAACGACGCCCCCGCCCTGGCCCAGGCCGACGTCGGGGTCGCGATGAACACCGGCACGACCGCGGCCAAGGAGGCCGGCAACATGGTCGACCTCGACAGCGACCCGACGAAGCTCATCGACGTCGTCGAGATCGGCAAGCAGCTGCTCATCACGCGCGGCGCGCTCACGACGTTCTCCGTGGCCAACGACGTCGCGAAGTACTTCGCGATCCTGCCCGCGATGTTCGTCGTCGCGTTCCCGGACCTCGACGTCCTCAACGTCATGCGGCTCTCCTCGCCGGAGTCCGCGATCGTCTCCGCGGTCATCTTCAACGCGCTCATCATCATCGCGCTGATCCCGCTGGCGCTGCGGGGCGTGAAGTACCGACCCGCCGCGGCCTCCGACCTGCTTCGCCGCAACCTCCTGCTCTACGGCGTCGGCGGCCTGGTGGCCCCGTTCGTCGGCATCAAGCTCCTCGACCTCGTCGTCTCCCTCATCCCAGGACTGTGA
- the kdpA gene encoding potassium-transporting ATPase subunit KdpA, producing MSDLAPALGQIAVLVAALALAVPFLGRYLAHVYTSPKHLRLERATYRVLRVDPDADQHWRSYAMSVLGFSLVGVLALYAFGRLQQHLPLSLGFGPLPADGAWNTAVSFVTNTNWQWYSGEAALGHLMQMSGLTVQNFVSAGVGMAVAAAFARALARHGGEGRIGSFFTDLVRTVLRVLLPISLFAALVLVLLGVVQNLAGNADVTTLDGSTQVLTGGPVASQEAIKQLGTNGGGFYNVNAAHPFENPTPFTNLFEIFLMLLVPFAMAWAFGLIVKDRRQGIAVVSVMGVLLSAGIGLLTWAELAGPGTAPQLAGAAMEGKETRFGEAASALFGAATTGTSTGAVNSMHDSFTAPGGGVAMFNMMLGEIAPGGVGSGLYGMLMLAVVTVFLCGLMVGRTPEYLGKKIGQREIVLVSAYVLTTPILVLAGIAVAITASDGLAGLQETGPHGLSEALYAVTSAANNNGSSFGGLTSGTPFWNTLLGLLMLFGRFLPMLFVLALAGRFASQRPLPPSAGTLPTHRPLFVALLTGVALVVVGLTYVPVLALGPIVESLS from the coding sequence GTGAGCGACCTGGCCCCCGCCCTCGGCCAGATCGCGGTGCTCGTCGCCGCGCTGGCGCTCGCCGTCCCCTTCCTCGGGCGCTACCTCGCCCACGTCTACACGTCGCCGAAGCACCTGCGCCTCGAGCGGGCGACGTACCGCGTCCTACGCGTCGACCCGGACGCCGACCAGCACTGGCGCAGCTACGCGATGTCGGTGCTCGGCTTCTCGCTCGTCGGCGTGCTCGCGCTGTACGCCTTCGGCCGGCTCCAGCAGCACCTGCCGCTGAGCCTCGGCTTCGGCCCGCTGCCTGCGGACGGCGCCTGGAACACGGCCGTCAGCTTCGTGACCAACACCAACTGGCAGTGGTACTCCGGGGAGGCCGCGCTCGGCCACCTGATGCAGATGTCCGGGCTGACGGTGCAGAACTTCGTCTCCGCCGGCGTCGGCATGGCCGTCGCCGCGGCGTTCGCGCGCGCCCTGGCCCGCCACGGCGGGGAGGGTCGGATCGGCAGCTTCTTCACCGACCTGGTGCGCACCGTCCTCCGGGTGCTGCTCCCGATCTCGCTGTTCGCCGCGCTCGTGCTGGTCCTCCTCGGCGTCGTGCAGAACCTCGCCGGCAACGCCGACGTGACGACCCTCGACGGGTCCACCCAGGTGCTCACCGGCGGCCCGGTGGCCAGCCAGGAGGCGATCAAGCAGCTCGGCACCAACGGCGGCGGCTTCTACAACGTCAACGCCGCCCACCCGTTCGAGAACCCGACCCCGTTCACCAACCTCTTCGAGATCTTCCTGATGCTCCTCGTCCCGTTCGCGATGGCCTGGGCCTTCGGCCTGATCGTCAAGGACCGCCGCCAGGGCATCGCCGTCGTCTCGGTCATGGGCGTCCTGCTCTCGGCCGGCATCGGCCTGCTCACCTGGGCCGAGCTGGCCGGCCCGGGCACCGCGCCGCAGCTGGCCGGCGCCGCCATGGAGGGAAAGGAGACCCGCTTCGGCGAGGCCGCGTCCGCGCTGTTCGGCGCCGCCACGACCGGTACGTCGACCGGCGCGGTGAACTCCATGCACGACTCCTTCACCGCCCCTGGCGGCGGCGTCGCGATGTTCAACATGATGCTCGGCGAGATCGCGCCCGGCGGCGTCGGGAGCGGGCTCTACGGCATGCTGATGCTCGCCGTCGTCACGGTCTTCCTGTGCGGCCTGATGGTCGGCCGGACGCCGGAGTACCTCGGCAAGAAGATCGGCCAGCGCGAGATCGTCCTGGTCTCGGCCTACGTCCTCACCACGCCGATCCTGGTGCTGGCCGGCATCGCGGTCGCGATCACCGCCTCGGACGGACTGGCCGGGCTCCAGGAAACGGGGCCGCACGGCCTGTCCGAGGCGTTGTACGCCGTGACCTCCGCCGCGAACAACAACGGCAGCTCGTTCGGCGGCCTGACCTCCGGCACGCCGTTCTGGAACACCCTGCTCGGTCTGCTGATGCTCTTCGGGCGGTTCCTGCCGATGCTGTTCGTGCTCGCCCTGGCGGGGCGGTTCGCGAGCCAACGCCCGCTGCCGCCGAGCGCCGGCACCCTGCCCACCCACCGGCCGCTGTTCGTGGCCCTCCTCACCGGCGTCGCCCTGGTCGTGGTCGGCCTGACCTACGTCCCGGTGCTCGCCCTCGGTCCGATCGTGGAGTCCCTGTCATGA
- a CDS encoding diacylglycerol kinase family protein translates to MLDRPRVVLLSWAVLCYLAFAGIALAVSQDWGPLVRVDDRGDPASAWATDEGWLRHLLRGVELAFGDLGMLLIAAVITLAMVLKGHRRAAAYALGVLVVTRVVTHLVKVGFGRDRPEWQDPTHLLTSRSFPSGHASMTAALAGVLCVLVLMLVRRSSVRRVVYVAGVLATALACLDRVLLGRHYPSDVVGGVLLGAGTVLLGLAVYSPLPRSIAMSIEPLPEVFSSTRQLAVILNPIKVEDVGAFQSVVSTMAAEAGWNEPTWHLTTIEDPGTGMAEAAAVAGADLVLVCGGDGTVREVCSELAGTGIPVGIIPAGTGNLLARNLDIPLYLRSAIDIGLHGQDRAIDLVKVSGDGFETTHFMVMAGMGFDAAIMEGVNEDLKKRVGWMAYVLSGLKALMFPAVRVEVSVDGAPFTKHRARTVVVGNVGSLQAGMPLLPDAAIDDGQLDVVLLHPQRFLSWVPLAFRVLAKRSRTDDTINRMTGATVHVRAASDTPRQLDGDSIGLGRELRMECIHGRLLVRVPR, encoded by the coding sequence GTGCTGGATCGTCCCCGAGTCGTGCTCCTGAGCTGGGCCGTCCTGTGCTACCTCGCCTTCGCGGGGATCGCCCTGGCCGTCAGCCAGGACTGGGGACCGCTCGTCCGGGTCGACGACCGCGGCGACCCGGCCTCCGCCTGGGCGACCGACGAGGGCTGGCTGCGGCACCTGCTGCGCGGGGTCGAGCTGGCCTTCGGCGACCTCGGCATGCTCCTGATCGCGGCCGTCATCACCCTCGCGATGGTGCTGAAGGGCCACCGGCGGGCGGCGGCGTACGCCCTCGGTGTGCTCGTGGTGACCCGCGTCGTCACGCACCTGGTCAAGGTCGGGTTCGGCCGGGACCGGCCCGAGTGGCAGGACCCGACGCACCTGCTGACCAGCCGGTCCTTCCCCTCCGGCCACGCCTCCATGACCGCCGCGCTGGCCGGGGTGCTGTGCGTGCTGGTGCTGATGCTGGTACGCCGCTCGAGCGTGCGCCGGGTCGTGTACGTCGCCGGCGTGCTGGCCACGGCCCTGGCCTGTCTCGACCGGGTCCTGCTCGGGCGGCACTACCCCTCCGACGTCGTCGGCGGGGTGCTGCTCGGGGCCGGCACCGTACTCCTGGGCCTGGCGGTCTACAGCCCGCTGCCGAGGAGCATCGCGATGAGCATCGAGCCGCTCCCCGAGGTGTTCAGCTCCACCCGCCAGCTGGCGGTCATCCTCAACCCGATCAAGGTCGAGGACGTCGGCGCCTTCCAGTCCGTCGTGTCCACGATGGCGGCCGAGGCCGGCTGGAACGAGCCGACCTGGCACCTCACCACCATCGAGGACCCCGGCACGGGGATGGCCGAGGCGGCCGCGGTCGCCGGCGCCGACCTGGTGCTGGTCTGCGGCGGCGACGGCACGGTGCGCGAGGTGTGCTCCGAGCTCGCCGGCACCGGCATCCCGGTGGGCATCATCCCCGCCGGCACCGGCAACCTGCTCGCCCGCAACCTCGACATCCCGCTCTACCTGCGCTCGGCCATCGACATCGGCCTGCACGGCCAGGACCGGGCCATCGATCTGGTCAAGGTCAGCGGCGACGGCTTCGAGACCACGCACTTCATGGTGATGGCCGGCATGGGCTTCGACGCCGCGATCATGGAGGGCGTCAACGAGGACCTGAAGAAGCGGGTCGGCTGGATGGCCTACGTCCTCTCGGGTCTCAAGGCGTTGATGTTCCCCGCCGTCCGGGTCGAGGTCTCGGTCGACGGCGCGCCGTTCACCAAGCACCGGGCCCGCACCGTGGTGGTCGGCAACGTCGGCTCGCTGCAGGCCGGCATGCCGCTGCTGCCCGACGCCGCGATCGACGACGGCCAGCTCGACGTGGTGCTGCTGCACCCCCAGCGGTTCCTCTCCTGGGTGCCGCTCGCCTTCCGGGTGCTCGCGAAGCGCTCGCGCACCGACGACACCATCAACCGGATGACCGGCGCGACGGTGCACGTCCGGGCCGCGTCCGACACGCCCCGCCAGCTCGACGGCGACTCGATCGGACTCGGCCGCGAGCTGCGGATGGAGTGCATCCACGGCCGGCTGCTGGTGCGGGTGCCCCGCTGA
- the serS gene encoding serine--tRNA ligase, giving the protein MIDPRILREDPDRVRAAQAKRGLSDEVVDRALSADTARRRAIGDYEAKRAEQKQLGKLIPQAQGEEKQALLAQTKTLAAEVKAAEAAQAAADEAWNDALLSMPNLASDETPTGGEDDFVVLETVGTPRDFAADGFEPRDHIELGKILGAIDIERGAKVSGSRFYFLTGVGAQLEFALINLAMELARNAGFTQVIAPALVRPRAMDGTGFLGQAADDVYKIEGDDLYLVGTAEVPMAAYHSDEILDGASLPLRYAAFSPCFRKEAGSHGKDTKGIIRVHWFDKVEMFVYTTTEDSYAEHQRLLGWEKEFLDKLELAYRVIDVAAGDLGLSAIRKFDCEAWIPTQGKYRELTSTSNCTEFQTRRLDTRARFDGTTKPISTLNGTLCAMTRTIVAILETHQQADGSVRVPEALRPHLGGLEVLKPVGGLGG; this is encoded by the coding sequence ATGATCGACCCCCGCATCCTCCGAGAAGACCCCGACCGCGTGCGCGCCGCCCAGGCCAAGCGCGGACTGTCCGACGAGGTAGTCGACCGCGCCCTGTCCGCCGACACCGCGCGCCGCCGCGCGATCGGCGACTACGAGGCCAAGCGGGCCGAGCAGAAGCAGCTCGGGAAGCTGATCCCGCAGGCCCAGGGCGAGGAGAAGCAGGCCCTGCTCGCCCAGACCAAGACCCTCGCCGCCGAGGTCAAGGCCGCCGAGGCCGCCCAGGCCGCCGCCGACGAGGCGTGGAACGACGCGCTGCTCTCGATGCCGAACCTCGCCTCCGACGAGACCCCGACCGGCGGCGAGGACGACTTCGTGGTCCTCGAGACGGTGGGCACGCCCCGCGACTTCGCCGCCGACGGCTTCGAGCCGCGCGACCACATCGAGCTCGGCAAGATCCTGGGCGCGATCGACATCGAGCGGGGCGCCAAGGTCTCGGGCAGCCGCTTCTACTTCCTCACCGGCGTCGGCGCCCAGCTGGAGTTCGCGCTCATCAACCTGGCGATGGAGCTGGCCCGCAACGCCGGCTTCACCCAGGTGATCGCGCCAGCCCTGGTGCGCCCGCGGGCCATGGACGGCACCGGCTTCCTCGGCCAGGCCGCCGACGACGTCTACAAGATCGAGGGCGACGACCTCTACCTGGTCGGCACGGCCGAGGTGCCGATGGCGGCGTACCACTCCGACGAGATCCTCGACGGCGCCTCGCTGCCGCTGCGCTACGCCGCGTTCAGCCCGTGCTTCCGCAAGGAGGCGGGCTCGCACGGCAAGGACACCAAGGGCATCATCCGGGTGCACTGGTTCGACAAGGTCGAGATGTTCGTCTACACGACCACCGAGGACTCGTACGCCGAGCACCAGCGGCTGCTGGGCTGGGAGAAGGAGTTCCTCGACAAGCTGGAGCTGGCCTACCGGGTGATCGACGTGGCGGCCGGCGACCTCGGCCTGTCCGCGATCCGCAAGTTCGACTGCGAGGCGTGGATCCCCACTCAGGGCAAGTACCGCGAGCTCACCTCGACCTCGAACTGCACCGAGTTCCAGACCCGCCGCCTGGACACCCGGGCCCGCTTCGACGGCACCACCAAGCCGATCTCGACGCTCAACGGCACGCTGTGCGCGATGACCCGCACTATCGTGGCGATCCTGGAGACCCACCAGCAGGCCGACGGCTCGGTCCGCGTGCCCGAGGCGCTGCGGCCGCACCTGGGCGGCCTCGAGGTGCTGAAGCCGGTGGGAGGTCTCGGTGGCTGA